ACATCTTTCACAATTTCCAATTTATCTAATTCAATTTCCGCAATATAAGTTGTTGGAATGTCAAATTCTGACTGAATTGTGTTGTGGAGTTTGTATATTTTTCCAATTTCAGCACCGTTTTTTGAAACTTTTGCAATTTGGTAAGGATGTTCAAGTTTTGTTTCGGCTTCACTTTGAGAAATTTCGCCTCCACCAATTGAAGAAAGTACCATTTTTGAAAAACTTGTAAAATTGATTTCGGCAGGTTTTCCCGCATTTAAGAAAGAATCGCTTTCAACTTCACCAGAAAAAACAAAAGCTAACATCTCTTTTTCACTCCGATCTTTTGCAACAGTTCGACCAATTTCAAAAAGTGGCACTCGGCTTTTTCCAAAATTGATATTTCGCTGAACAGCTTGTAAAAGTCCAATGACAAGAGTCGGTCGCAAAGTGTCCATCGACTCAACAATTGGATTTAAAAGAGATTCCTCGAATTCAGAGAAACCATATTTTTCAAAAGTTTTCTTTTCGCCAAAAGTGTAAAGCAGAGTTTCATAAAAACCGTTTGCAATTGCCGAATTTCGGATTTGTTCTTTCAATTGTAATTTTTGAGAAGTCTCATTATCTCGACGACTTTCAGTAAATGCCATTTTTTTAGCAGGAATTTCATCAATTCCGATAATTCGCAAGATTTCCTCAACAACATCACCACGGTTTTTAATGTCGTGTCGGAATTTTGGAACAGTCAAATTTACAGAATCTGCTTGTAATTCAACTTCAAAACCGAGACTTTTTAAAATTTGCTCAATTTTTAGTGCGGGAACTGGAGTGCCGATGAGGTCATCAATTTCTGAAAAATTTAGTGAAATTTCTCTTTTTGGAGTCATGTTTTTAAAACTTTTTGTCGCCTTAAATTTTTTTACAAGATTTAAGCTTTCTAAAAATTCAATACCAATAAAAATATCTGGTTCGCTACCCCGAGACGAGTTGTAGTAGAGTTCATCAGTTTTCAATTTTTTCTCAAAAACATCAACCGAAATTTTTTCAGGATCAATGTATGAGAACTCAAAAAAATCTCCCTCTTTTGATGAAATACCAACTTTTGAATCTCCAAAATGTAGAACCTCATCGACTAATGAAATTTTTTCAGAATCTTCCACCGATTTGAGTAAAACACCAGTCGAATTTAAAACATATCGAGATAAGTTTTTAAAATCATCTTCAAAAAGTTTTCCAATAATTGCTAATCGTGTTTTGATAAAAAGTGGGATTTCAGAAATTTCTTCAAAATCGTAATATGCTAAGTTGTAATCGATTTCACCAAATTCACCGTTTTCTCCGCTTAATTTTCCAAAATCTTTTTTCAAATTTCTATCAAAAGCAGTCGCTAAATCTCGAGCAATTCCATGCAAACTCAAGCAGTCTCCACGATTTGCTGTCAATTCTATTTCAAAAAGTGTGTCGTTGAAAATCGGAAATTCTGAAAGTGCTTTTCCAGTTTCCAACTTGCCGATTGAGTTATCAAGAATTACGACACCTTCGCCAACTCTTGGAATTCCAAACTCTTCAGTTGAACAAAGCATTCCAAAAGATTCTTCCCCTCGTAGTTTCCCTTTTTTGATTTTAAAATTTAGAAGATGTGTCCCAACTGTCGCAACAGGAACAAAATCATTTTCCGAAACTTTTTTATCATTTGTAACAATTTGTAAAGTTTCTGTTCCAATATTTATTTGACAAATTTGCAATTTTTCAGCATTTGGATGAGGTTTTGTCGTTTCCACTTTTCCAACAACTACACCATTTGGTGCAGAAAAAGGCACAACACTATCAACTTCTAATCCAATTCTATTTAGGGTTTTTGCGATTTCTTCATCAGAAATATCACTTAAATCAATCCACTCATTTAACCAGTTTTTTGTAAAAATCACTATTCAAATCTTTTTTGGCAAATTCTATCAAGAAAAAAAATGAGAGTTTAAATATTTTTGTGGGAGTCGGACAAAGTCCGACAAAGAGTTCTATTTTTGACCAAAGATATATTTTGGTTTTAAGATAAAAAGTAGAATTGGTAAGATTGTAAGAGCAGTGAAAACATCAATTACAATTGCTTCTGTGATATAAATTGAGAGTCCCCAAGTATTTCCTAATTCTGTTCCCATAAGTGGAATAAATGCACCAATCAAGACAATTACCGAAACAAGAATTGAAAAACCAGTTGTTGCAATTGATACTTTGACTGACTCAAACCAGTCGCCTGTATTCGCATACTCTTCTCTAAGTTTTGCAATCATATAAATTGAGTAATCGACTCCAAGACCCATTGCAATACTTAAGGTAACAAGGTTTCCAAAATGTAAATTTCCTGCCCAATTTCCAATTGCTGAAAAATATCCTGCAAGTCCATATTGTGCAAAAAGTGTTACCCCTAAAATCACCATAAGAGTTCCAGAAATCAAGAATGAACGAAAAATTAAAGTAACAATTACAAAAATTGCAAGAGCTGTTCCAAGTGGATTCATAATCCAATTTTCAAAAGTAACATCTCGAGTCGCCTCTGTTGCACCAAGAAAACCACCTATTCCCTCAAGAATTTCAGTTTTAGAATCTGCGACCTCATCAGCACCACGATAACCGAAAGCAATTTTATTTAATCCCTCGTTGTTTCGGTGTTCTTCAATATATTCTTGTAAATAACGGAGAGCTTCATGTGTCTTTTTTGGATCCATTGTATTTATAAAGCCCATAACAACTCCATTATTGTAATTTTGTGCAACCATTGAAGTTAAATCACCTGGGCTAGAAGCCATATCAAGAAGACCATTGTAAGAAGAGACTAAAGCATCTGGATCACGATCGTCATCTGGGTCTTTCGCCAAAAGATACTCGCTTGATGGAACTCGAAAATCATTTAATGTTGTTGCCTCTTTTGATTCCGCCATAAGTAGCATATTTGCAATTTTAATATATTGAGCATATGAAGCAGTGAAACCGATATAAGGGTGTTGTCGAATATCATCTTCCATTTTTTCAAGAGCAGTTAAAACATCAGCTTTGTTAAAAATTCCTTGCGGTTCATCTTCATCAGGGTCATAACAAGTTTTTGTAGCGATATACCCTTCGACATCGGCTTCAGCTTCTTCAAGCATATAAAGTTTGTCGTAGTAAGCATCATCACAAACAGGTTTGAGTGGCTCTTTTCCACGAATTGGAATATTGAATGAAATTACCCCAGGCATGATTTCAGAAAGTCGATAAATATCTTGAATTGCATTTGAGTGAGGTTTGAAAGCAGCCTCGGCATAGTTGATACCTTTTTCAACCCCTGGCATTAAGTCAAATTTGTTTCCACTCACAATCTCTTCTAAGCTTGGTTTTTCTACAAAAATATTTGAAATTCCTTTGTGAATTTCTGTGAAATATATAGACGGGATTAGAATTAAAAGAACAAAAAATAGCGGAATTATTCTCATATTTCCGACAGCTAAAGCACCAACTTTTTCACCAAAATTCAATTCCCATTTAGCTAAATTGTGATTTGGTTTGTGAGAAATTTCTTCTTTCTTATCTGGAAAAATTGAAAGTAGAATAGGAATAAGTGTTGTTGTTGTGATGAGAAGCGAGAACATTCCAAACATTCCAAAATATGCATAAGCTTTGTAGAATGAAATATCAACAGTTGAAAGTGTCGCAAAACCAACGGCATCAGTAATTATTGAAAGTGTTGCAGGAACAATTGTTAAAACAAGTGCCGATGAGGTCGCGATTTTAAAATCTTCACCCCGTTTTTTTGAAAGTGAATAGCTTCTTGTTACTTGAATTGCATGACCAATCCCAACAGCTAAAATCAGCATTGGTGTTAAAACCATCATTGTTGTTAATTTGAATTCCGAAAATCCCATGAGTCCAAGAGTCCAAACAATTGAAATTCCAACTCCAACTATTGGAAAAATTGCACCTTTAATTGAACGAGTCTCAAAAAATAGAATTCCAATTGCAATTAGAATAGAAATCGCAAAAAGATACCAATGGTCAAGAAGATTTACCATCATAAAAGCGAGGAAATATGGCTCACCCGCAATTGAAATTCTGATTCTGTCATCTTTTTGATACGGTTCTAAAATCTCAATTACATTCCGAACCCAAGAAACATAGCTCTCTTTTATCTCGTTTCCGTAGTCTGCAAGAATAAAAGTACCTTTTGCAATACAGCCGACCTCATCAGCTCCACAAACCTTATCTGTTTTTAGACTCTCTTCATAAACTATAAAAGGTTTTAAAACTGGATTTGTGTCAAGACCCTCTTTCATAAATTTGAGCTGTTCTCTTGCTGTATATTTGTTTTCTGTATCAATTCCTGTAATTGGAATCA
This genomic window from Thiovulum sp. ES contains:
- a CDS encoding phenylalanyl-tRNA synthetase beta subunit (PFAM: tRNA synthetase B5 domain; Ferredoxin-fold anticodon binding domain; Putative tRNA binding domain), producing MIFTKNWLNEWIDLSDISDEEIAKTLNRIGLEVDSVVPFSAPNGVVVGKVETTKPHPNAEKLQICQINIGTETLQIVTNDKKVSENDFVPVATVGTHLLNFKIKKGKLRGEESFGMLCSTEEFGIPRVGEGVVILDNSIGKLETGKALSEFPIFNDTLFEIELTANRGDCLSLHGIARDLATAFDRNLKKDFGKLSGENGEFGEIDYNLAYYDFEEISEIPLFIKTRLAIIGKLFEDDFKNLSRYVLNSTGVLLKSVEDSEKISLVDEVLHFGDSKVGISSKEGDFFEFSYIDPEKISVDVFEKKLKTDELYYNSSRGSEPDIFIGIEFLESLNLVKKFKATKSFKNMTPKREISLNFSEIDDLIGTPVPALKIEQILKSLGFEVELQADSVNLTVPKFRHDIKNRGDVVEEILRIIGIDEIPAKKMAFTESRRDNETSQKLQLKEQIRNSAIANGFYETLLYTFGEKKTFEKYGFSEFEESLLNPIVESMDTLRPTLVIGLLQAVQRNINFGKSRVPLFEIGRTVAKDRSEKEMLAFVFSGEVESDSFLNAGKPAEINFTSFSKMVLSSIGGGEISQSEAETKLEHPYQIAKVSKNGAEIGKIYKLHNTIQSEFDIPTTYIAEIELDKLEIVKDVASEYSKFGGVNRDLSLVVGKDLEFRPVRDAINSLQNPLITDFYPLDVFQLEDEKVSLTIRFQLQSMEKTLEENEITDFTNSVIEKLSNDFGAYLR
- a CDS encoding putative RND superfamily exporter (PFAM: MMPL family), whose protein sequence is MKSSIAESYANFVMKFKWAILVFVLVATGLAISQLSKIDIRNDPDTLLPQTNKYVSTNNFIEDKFGMGNIFVVGVEVKEGSIYQDWFVNTVQEIHNKLEGMDHANKTNFISIAAQKVKNMGVTEDGSLLFKRLIPITGIDTENKYTAREQLKFMKEGLDTNPVLKPFIVYEESLKTDKVCGADEVGCIAKGTFILADYGNEIKESYVSWVRNVIEILEPYQKDDRIRISIAGEPYFLAFMMVNLLDHWYLFAISILIAIGILFFETRSIKGAIFPIVGVGISIVWTLGLMGFSEFKLTTMMVLTPMLILAVGIGHAIQVTRSYSLSKKRGEDFKIATSSALVLTIVPATLSIITDAVGFATLSTVDISFYKAYAYFGMFGMFSLLITTTTLIPILLSIFPDKKEEISHKPNHNLAKWELNFGEKVGALAVGNMRIIPLFFVLLILIPSIYFTEIHKGISNIFVEKPSLEEIVSGNKFDLMPGVEKGINYAEAAFKPHSNAIQDIYRLSEIMPGVISFNIPIRGKEPLKPVCDDAYYDKLYMLEEAEADVEGYIATKTCYDPDEDEPQGIFNKADVLTALEKMEDDIRQHPYIGFTASYAQYIKIANMLLMAESKEATTLNDFRVPSSEYLLAKDPDDDRDPDALVSSYNGLLDMASSPGDLTSMVAQNYNNGVVMGFINTMDPKKTHEALRYLQEYIEEHRNNEGLNKIAFGYRGADEVADSKTEILEGIGGFLGATEATRDVTFENWIMNPLGTALAIFVIVTLIFRSFLISGTLMVILGVTLFAQYGLAGYFSAIGNWAGNLHFGNLVTLSIAMGLGVDYSIYMIAKLREEYANTGDWFESVKVSIATTGFSILVSVIVLIGAFIPLMGTELGNTWGLSIYITEAIVIDVFTALTILPILLFILKPKYIFGQK